Below is a genomic region from Numenius arquata chromosome 8, bNumArq3.hap1.1, whole genome shotgun sequence.
CGACCATTTTCAAGCCGGCTCCTCTCACCAACAGGAAGCGTTAAAGATAGAACAGCCGGGGCTGGGTGGGGGAGATTAGGAAGCCCGAGCATCTTCTGTGCACCGAAAGTCACCGCGGAACCATTCCCACTGCCCTGCCACGGGTGGGCATCCCGGTCCTGCCCAGCAACCCAGGGCTCGCCCCCTCTCCACGCTTTTCACAAGGCAAAGAGGTAAAAAGCCCTGCGGTAGGGAGCACCAAAATTATACAGAATAAAGGGGTCACTGATGCTCCGAGCAGGCCCATGACCTTTTGAGCCAGCACTTCAAATATCTGCCCTTAATTATAACAAAGGatagctagggaaaaaaaaaaaaacaaaaaaacaaaaaaacacccaaccccaaaaaacccagaagcaaagaagaaaacccTGTAAATAAAGGTTTAAACCCTGCTGCTCCTCCACACGTGTCGTTGCCCGAATGGGTGATGGAGCCAGCCCCCACGTTGGGTCCCCATCGCTCAGGGTTAACAAAGCCAGACCTGgctttccatccttttttttttttttttttttttaactccaagcTGCAGTAGATgcttcaggacagaaaaaaaaaaaaaaaaaaaaaaaagaatcaaaaagccAGGCATCTTGAAATTACTCAGCTCTACAGTGTGAAAGGAAAAGCTGTTTTAGGGAAGTGTGgggttggggtatttttttgttgttttggtcaAATAAATTAATGCTTCACTCGCCCAGAGGCTGCTGTCCGGGATTGTAGGATTTGCGTAACTTAATGTAACACCACACCCTCGTCCTGGGCCCTGCGCGAGTCCTTTGGCTTTTGTCTTCAAATTGTTCCTAGCCCTCCAGCATTTGaagaaagtctttaaaatattaaccAATACAACTGTCATCTTCCTGTGTTTCCAGACATTTTACAAtaggaaacaaagaacaaaaccctACAACAATAGCTCAGAGGTATGAATTGCCTCATTCATCTCACTGGAATGTTCAAAAACATTAACTGTTTTTTGACTGATTCAGCAGAAAAGGCGCTGCCAGATAATAAGCTTGTGCCTGATCCAGGGGAGATTCAGGGACCGaggaaggttttatttttcagcacgGCGAAGCAGCACCTTTCCTGAAAGGAAGCAAATACTCTTGTTGATGGAAGAAGCTGCGTGAGAGGAGAGAAATTCTGACAGGGCTTGAAGGGAGCTgctgccttcctctccctgcGCTGCCACTGGAATAGCAGCTGCCTTATTTCACCCCCAATTCCCAATCCACAAGGGTGGCAGATATTGGAAAAGGCTTGTGTCATTGTAATaaattaattacagaatcatcacggttggaaaggacctctgagatcaccgagtccaaccatacacacacacacaaaaaaatccccctacaatctcgggcactagagcatgccctgaagtgccatgtctacacgtttcttaaatacctccagggatggtgactccaccacctccctgggcaggctgttccagtgcctgaccactctctctgtaaagtaattcttcctgatatctaatctaaacctcccctgccgcaacttcagaccatttcccctggtcctgtcgttattcatttgggagaagagtctaacacccacctctctacaccctcctttcaggtagttgtagagggcaatgaggtctcccctcagcctcctccaaactaaacatgctcagttccctcagcctctcctcatatgacttgttctcttaATTAGCAATTAGTATCCAAACAAACCATGAGCTAACAGTGCAGCTTTTTGCATTTGAACGGGAAGGGCCCGGGACTTTGCTGTGGGGTGTTTTAATTCTCTAGTTGAACACTCTTGGAGCAGGAAAGCCAAGGTCAGCACCCCAGGATGAACTTCTGCTGAGACCATGCCATCATTGAAACAAAGTGTGTTCAAGCTCCCATTAAAGCCTGTTGATGCACCACAGCCAGTGAGAAAACAGATGGCTCAGCCGTCATTCCGCACCCTCCTCCCTCCAGGAACGGTGGGAATGGGAATGAACTGTCGCTTCCAGCGCCGGTGCCTCATTTCCAAGCCCAAGAGGTCAGGACAGAGGTGTGTGACACCACAGCCACGCTGGCTGAGCCCTGTCCTCAGACCTACTCACCAAAGGCAGGCAGAGCTGTCTCAGCTGGCGCTGGGCAACCGGGTTTTCCAGGACCAGTGTGTTACTGGGTCATCGACAACACAGAGTCACCTCAAAAATACTGCGCCTAGAAATTGACCAAAAGTCAAAACCTTAACAGAAATGGAATCCTTAATAAATAACTGAATTCCTCAACTTGTAGaatagtatcacagaatcacagaatgatatggggttggaagggacctctgcagatcatctagtccaacctccctgccaaagcaggtccacctagagccaggttgcacaggaacgtgtccaggcggattttgaacgtctcctctccaggcagcccgttccagcactctgccaccctcacaggaaataagttcctcctcctgtttagatggagtttcttatgttcaagtttgtgcccgttacttcttgtcctgtcaccgggcaccactgaaaacagactggccccttcctcttgacacccaccctttaagcatttataggtgttgatcggatcccccctcagccttctcttctccagactaaaaagacccaagtctcccAGCCTTATTATCAGCACAGGGTGATGGAAAAGGGCTCTTTCATTAGTAGACTGTGGTGCTTCATCACACAATAGTTCTATGGTAATAcagaacaaagtaaaaaaaaaaaaaaaaaaaaaaaaaatctgtttttgctTACCCCACCACCCAGTACTGGAATTCTTGAAGAGTTCAGAAGCCAGTGACACGCTCACACTTCCAGTTAGCCATTCCAAACAATGACCGGGAAGTGGCAAGTGTTTTAAATAAAGGCTACATCAGACAACTGAAGattgctgttgtggttttttttttttttaatggaatcttTGACTTTATGAGCAATATGTACTtcttaaataaatagaaaacattcattcagaataaaaaacaaaacaaaaaaaatcacaaaagtttTAAAAGTGCTAGTTTTTCCAATTTCCTTCCAAGATTTCATGATACAGAGTTATATGTGCCATTTtggctgaattaaaaaataatttgatacaaAGAAAGGCCACAGTTATACTTCCCTTCCCACCAGACACaacactcccccctccccacagtaATCCAACCATTTGAGCAAATTTCTAGACATTAGTGCTTTAGCTGTgctgcccctgctctgccacaCACTGTATCGATGGCTCACAGTTGGCACGAACATGGAAAAGTCAGTgttttaaaaaagtcaaaagatGACTTAGATAAGCATCATTGTTAAAAGTATATTGAGAGCACATTGATTGACCTTTTAGATACTTTAAAATCACGCCTAACTGTAAACAAAAGTGCACACATACCTCAGTGCTGCTCAGCACTGACTCAACCAGCGTTTAGAGGTGGTTGTCCCTGACCTGGGCTGAAAACTCAGTTCTGCAAGTTTTACGTTGCTACAACAAAGTGACCTCCTCAAAGATCACTTAATCCCTGGTTTCCCCATAGTCCTTTACAGAGAGGTCCCTCTCAGATTCGAAGCCGTGGTTGCCAGCCGTCTTGGGGGACGTTCAGAATAACTTTGGCAACTGCCTGAGTTGTTTCACATCAAGAATGGTGCCAACAGAATTCATGCTGTTCGACTGGTTTAACGTTTCGAGGGCTGGAGTATGGAGGTTTCCAGGGAAGACCTGAATATCTCCTTCGTCTTTCCTGCCAGGTTGTTCAGTGAATTCAACCCTCCCACGTAAcaatttgggtttgggttttaaaTCCTTTAAAATCTGAACTGAGTCGTCATCGGCTTGATCCGCTCTGGGAGGAAAAATTTCATTTGTAATATTTCTTAACACAGGGCTGTTTAATTCAGGTGGAGAAGCATTAGCAGTCAACTCTCTGCTGCGACTTTTTAGATGAATGGGAAGTCTTTCACCAATTCTTTTGGATAATTCAGTCCAGTGGTTGAAGCCATCCAACACAGGGGTGCAGTTTTTGTCCAGCACGCTTTCACTTTTGACAGTGCCAGAATTGCCATCTTGAACCTGCAGTTCCTCTTCATCTTCGCTACTGTCACTGCCCTGTATCAGCCCATATCGCTTCATGTACTTCTTGGTTGCAAAAGACATATTGTTTGGTGAAATTAAGCTAAGCCCCACCATGCTCTTGTCCATATTTGTATGCAACAGGTCTTGGAAACAGAAATCCGCAGGAGGATTCTGGCCTGAGCGACTGAGAGAAAGTCGAGATAATTGATTTTCACTGAGATACTTGAGTGCTATAGCGTTTGCTTCCATGCTCAGATCAACGACGTTAGGAGTTAAGCCACACATGCTGACATTGGCAAATGACATATAATTTAGCCCAGGAACCACTGCTTCAGGATTTATGCACGCTAAGATGCTgaaataaagcaatcaaaaagTTAGTTTAGCATCACAGGAAAAGTAAGCATTTCACAATATAATCTagtaatttaatttttgcttGCTGTACcgatttctccttccttctgaaCACTGCAGCTCGACCAGGCTGCTCAGTGCTAAGATCACACGTTCTGCACACACTAAAAAGCAGCTCTCCAGCTACTCACACCAATAGCACCCTAACACCGTGTTACAGAATTAGTGATACTCCCTTCTGATTCAATGCTAAACAAAACCCTTGTACGACGAAGAGCCTCCCTCTAGTAGGTTTCAGAGCTGGTTTTGAGCTCTTGGTCTCGTCTCACCAGTGAACATGAGATTGTATGTCTCTGATCCTAAGACTCTAGATGCGGCCATCCAACCCAAAATTTCTATCTCCGTAGAAGATACAATGACAGAGACCAAGAACAACTCTTTCCCAACGCATGCCAATTCCATCCAGGCTTTTTACAGAAACTCTGACATAGTATCTGTTTTCAGAAGCCTGCAAGGTTCTACTTTTTGAAGGCATCCTTCAGTACAGGAAATGCTCATTCGTTCAGTTGCTTTGTACACTAATTTCTTGTATACGTTAGGTGCTTAAAGACTGAAAGGACAAGCTCTGGTACACTGGTAGCGGTTATAAACCAGTGCATTTAGTACAAGCATCTTATACTAGTTCATAAACCCAAACTCCTTGTGTTGGGAGTTAAGAGTAGTCTTATTTCAGCGAGCAGAGATTCTGAAGTTTGCTTAGGGAGACTAAACTCCTGGCTCAGATGAACCACCACTAATTATGCTGTGAATTTATACTGTTGTTTCCTTCCGTACTGAGGTGTAGGCCTTTTCTCAGAATTGTTTATCAGTCACAAACGTGGCAGAAAGAAGaatccctccccactccccaagcttgaagaaaaaaatcccaagaattCCAGTCTTGTCTTATGGGTTCACTTATTAGCATATTATTGACATTAAAAGAACACTGTGAAACTCTCCAGCCAGGAAGATACACCAGAAATTCCAGAAAAATGGCTGTTAAAACTCAAGTGAAAAGGATAAAAGAAAGCTTAGAAACTGTATGACTGGAAACCGCTTTTGATACATAGCTTAAGAGATTAATTAGGAGAtggttagattatttttttgtttacctAACAGTTACATACTAGTATCAAGACGACAATAAGGATGAAAGCGAAGCTGTGCCAGGCAGTCAGCCTATGCCTAAGCAACTACATAAGTAAATACTCCCGTGCCTCAAACACCTTCTTCAGAAATTACTTCTGCACCTTCTTCTGTTTCATCAAGGCTGTTTCCCTCCCCAGGCACTGCAGCCTCCCCGTTTCAAGTCAAAGCACTCACAATAACGAATGATTAGGACAGACCTGGTTTTGGTTACATATCAAAGCCCTGATAACAATTTCACTTATACTGCTGAAGTGCAAGACAAGGGTTAAGCAGCAGCGAAAAAATATATAGCTGCTTAACGTTCAGCCTCCCAAGTCCAGTGTTTCTCTGGAATACTTTGACATAGCCCAAAGGATTGAAGTCACTCAAGCAGCTTCGTTATTATTCTAGGGAATtgtgctactgcatgcacaatacTTTAAGAATCACCAGATGCTCTAACAGCTAGAGCTACTTGTGTTGTATTTAAATAATCTGAGTTTTGCTAGCAGAGCTCTTAAACCTATCTGAAATACCCCTAGCATGAGCCAGTGTTTCATCGTTGCAGAAAATGTGGATCAAGTTGCCAAACAAATCCCCAGTGGCAGTGAACACAGTCCCTTCTCTTTGCTCATTGAGCCAATCTTCATTTTTGGTTAGATCTACACATTACTACTCAAAACAACTAATACTTCACCTGGCATTCTCCactttgtgtgtatttttcttcattttgccagGTGAGTCAATTGTCACTCCGAGACTCTTCAGCTGTTTGAGCGTAGCACTAATCACACTCTCTTTATCCCCCACTCCCACGTCAGTCTCTGAAGCCATTTCTGTTCTGTCATCAATATCCTGATACTTCggaccatcatcatcatcaacaaTTCCTGATTTTACAAGGAAGCGATCTTGCTCTTCTGAGGACTTTAAGAGGTGGTTTACTTGGCCCTATAAAAAAAGGGAGTAGGGGAGAAAGCACATGGACAAGAACATCATGACCCAAAAATCCTGGTTTATTCTTAGGCAACTTAAAATACAACTAGATGGGTTAACAGCTTATTCTGACAAAGCAGCCAAATTCAGATTCAGTTCAGATACAATCAGGTAAACTCACAGCAatgtagtcaaacactggaatatcTTACACTTCAAGCTTTCCATAAGAGTCTGTTCTGAATTTAACCACATCACACACTGATATTCTTCAGGATTAAAGTATCTGCCCTTTAAGGTACTTGAAGGTAAAATGCTATGCTATTTTAAAGGGCACTAATTTGGGAAGTTATCAACTGACATTATCTTGGAACTGAAGATTTATTAGACAGTGCTTGTATGCATGGAAGAGTGAAGTACAGAATAACCACTTaaaccttaaaaaagaaagaaccaaaaACATGGAACTTTTCTGTAGAGCGTAACGTGAACTTGAAAGCCGGACGCAACTTTCATTCATGCCAATACCACATCATAACATCAGCAGCGTGCTGTTTTCACTGCTGCATTCAGTGCGGGATATCAAATTTAAATGAATTACCAGTAAGTCCTGGTAAAGCTTCCTATCCTCTGACGGACGCCGAGGCAGCAACGAGGCGGGTGGCTCCGAGCTTTGCTCACTTGTTACCACCACACGGTTGCTGGCTCCCTCTGTTGGTTCTTTCTGTAAAGACACGCTAATACTTTCTTCCAGGGATGAACCGCGAACAAGTGCTCGGGAAATATTTCCGTTTCTGAAAGAGAACACCGAGACACCTAGATGTTTCCTTGAAACACAAAAAGTACAAGTATCACTACGTATCTTTTCATAAACACGTGAAAGTACATATCTTTTCATGAACactagaaaaggagaaaaatccaaCTGCTGGAAACAGATCCTAACATTTCTTGGTTTGTCTACTGCTTGCGGCTTTGCTCCTTTCTGTAGTCGTTTTCTTTCAAAAGTCAATTGAGGACTGAGGAAAAACACCTCGCTGTGTGAATCTACAACAGCCTGACTAGTTTTTCAGAAGATGATGTGAAAATGGCAATGGCTTCTCTGGACTAGTCAAAACTCAATGACACTCTATGACAACCGTAAAGCAGATGAAGATAAAGTTATTAACAATTTGGAGTTTGTCTtatgttttcagcatttttatggACACTTAAAAGCCTGTAGGAGTAAATATCTTCCACACGTTCTGAAACATGCCTTGTTCCAATAGCCATTGTTACCAAGGTGAGTAACTGATAATGAGATTCCTGTAGTAGTTTAAAAATGCTCTCAAAATTTCTCAAAGACACTAgtgcaaatacacacacatacacaatgcACACTGAGTATCGCGAACTGAGAACAAACACTTAGTTGAAATACTTCTCAATAGCAGATGTGAAAGAGGAACCATAATCTATCCTGAAGTTTCCAGGTAAAAAGTGTAAATATTCCAGATCGAGTTACAGTGCGATGCTCCGCATTCCCTTCAGCTTGCTGGTGTGTGCATCGTGTAGACCTTTTGAGACCAGACATATCAATAGTACTATCATCCCGAGGAGATCCTCCAGtgaccctcctccccttccccgtTCCTCCTTGGGAGACAAGTGTAAGATAAGGGAATTTCAGAACTCAGCTGATCAATTGCCTGTGTTGAAAGCGATAAGATTTAAATCACGTGACATACTAGATAGTCAATGTAGGTTATCAGTTACTGTTACACTAGCAATTATTCATCATTCCCCAAAATGTTCCCCTCCTCCTCAAAGAAATCTGGGTGACACTCTACATTCTTACTATAAGATACAGCAATTTTACAGGTTTAGGAATCCAAGTTGAAGAGAACCTCAAGATGGCATCTCTTTAAAACACAATGTTCAAAAGGCTGATTCGAATCATTAACGTTTATGGTAGCAGTAAATGTTTGCAGATAATACTTTAATAAAGGACTATGAATATTTAAGTTATAGCTTAATTATCATAATCTTTCACAATATGATTATTTTAGAAACCTAATTTAACTGGAATGGTATTCACCCTCCTTTGGCTTTTTCTACTTAGAGAATATTAGATCATTAAAAGCGCTAAATTGTTGAGCTATTCCTTGTGTAAAAATAACATCCAtatagataattaaaaatattttaaaatcaattcccAAATTAGGCTGAGATTAATCATTGCACTATAAAGAATTTgagcttaaaaataattaaattagcaGCACTGAAGTTGTAGCTGCATTGATTAGACAAAGTAGTTAGGTgtaaaatgtagagaaattcagGGAAGTCACATAATCATAAACCCCTCATCCTCAGCCCTTCAAAACTGAAAAGGTTGTGAATGCTGACAGGGAAAAGCCACTGTAGGAAAACGAACGactacatcatttttttttttttttttttcccccccatcggttggactagatgatcttaaaaggtcccttccaacctaggtgattctgtgattctgtgatcagtgtCCCCGTTCTCCCTCAGGATTTAAGGTAAGAAAGGAACTGCCAGCCCTGTACACGCTTTTCCAAATTAAAGGCTTTTGCCATCAGCTGCTGCTGATAGGTAGGCTACCTAAACGTGCATGACTGATAAATGCAGACTCTAAAGGCAACTGTGTTTTCGTGAGCTGAACCATCtgaagcataattaaaaaaaacaaagaagggaAGGAACACAACAACTGAAGTCAGGTGACTATTtataattcctgaaaaaaaaaaaaaataatcatgaaagtAGTAACTTATGAAAGGCAGTTCAGCTTATTATGTGAACACAAGATATTTCTGGTTACTTACTGGAGAGTGTTCTGATTAGTTCCTTCTTCCACAGGATGAACACTGTCTACAAAGCTGGGCATGTCCACCACCTTTAAGGAAGAGGCAATACTTGTATTACTTGCATCTTGTTCAGCATTAATTGAAATGCTTATGTCTTCCTTAGAAatctcttcatcttctttttttccttgtggtaTGGAGTCATCTTGTTTTTCTGAGGCTGTGTTCCAAAATAAGCTAGCACCTAGAAGAGAATTAGAGATTTACTCATTTAAGGAAAGTCATTACTATCTTCTGAGGCCCTTTGGCTTTGTAAAGCTAGAGGAATCATTTCCTCGcattcaggtctttttttttttttttcaccatttaaaAAGTGATTCAGGGTTTAGAACAGCTAAGAGTTGCCAAAACATCAGTCAAGTCCTAGTTTCTTCCAAAGCATActtgataaaaataaatagttgtaTTAAAGCACTTTAATGCATTGACCTTGAGCTTGAAAACTTCCTCCAGACTATCCATGGAAATATTGTGGTTTTAACAGGAACCAATGCATTAATATGTAGCTTTCCAAACACAGCTGCCTAACTTgctaaaattaaagcaaatacaGTCTCCTCTCCATGCATGTAAATGCATGACTTACAAAAAGCATCAATACTGTATGTAATTGAACACCAGATGGGATAGAAGGTATTACTTTTCAAAACAGTGTATTAACTCAAAAAAAAGGTgtggatttctttctttcaataaggcacattttaaaatagatgaCCTTGCTAAAGCTATtggaaaaataattcttccagTGATGGCGATCGCTGCTATTGCAGCCCAAAGACAGAAGTAATTCCAGCCTAAACTTGCAAATAACACCTAGAGAACTTAGCTGGTTTTTGTATCCAGGTGCATGTTTGTGTATGTTCAGCACTTCTGCAAAACATTCCCTCCACACCCAAACAAATCACAGAAACATCCAGAAAAAGTGATACCagtctatttttaaagaataaagcaTTACCTGTGCTCACAGCAATGCTCACACTTTTCCTCGAGCGAGAAGCTGGCGAGGGTTGTGTTTCCATAGAAACAAAGTCCCCTTGCGTCTCTGGCTGCAGAGCGTGGCTAGATGCAGCTGGTTCAGAGGAACAAGCCTGACGAGCCTGTGCTTCCAATAAGCGTTGGATCTGTAATGGTTATCAGAAAGTTATAATTCGTGCAATAAAATACAAAGTGCAAAAGGGAAAAGCCAATTGCTAAATTAGGCTCTTCTAAGGTCTGGATTCAAATCCAGGCTGCACTGCCACAGACGTCTGATAACCTTCCAGTTCTCAGCAGTGCATGCAGCATACATCAAACCATCAGTTGTGATGctggcagagccagcagagaAGAGGTTTTAAGCACGTTGGCAGAACTACACCGAGGCAACTTGAGTAAAGCCTATTTGCACTACACTTGGAAGTACTCTCTGTCCCTTTCATTCATACACAAAGCCTATTACCGACTTACCAGCCAAGCATTTATAGGCCAACTGTCCCTACACCACGCTAAATCAACTTTGTATTAATTACAAACCCAAGCACTTAAATGATAAAATTAAGGTTGCCCAGGCAATCTTCATTCTAGTATTTGCATCCATCCTGTTCACCAATTAGTTCACAGCTCCACGGGGAAATATCCTAACAGTGAAGGTTGCATTTATGCATTAAGGAAAGGTTTCCCTCTCTCATGTACAATCCATGCTTTGAGAGCTTGATTTTACATACAGAAACTATACCTAAAGCTTCTTTCAGCTGCAACTTTCCAGTTTAAGCAGGAAAACTATGTATTGTGAACAACTTTCCTATTCCTATAATTCATCACCAGCAGCAATATTTAAACTCTGGCTCTTCAGCCCCAAATCATACCCTGCAAAACACAGGGGCAGCAGCGTAAAAGGCCGATATTTTGAAGAAACTTAACCTGGTATCAAAACAGAAGTTAGTGAGACCACCAAAGCCCAATTTTCCAGCACAGCAACAAACACCTGACGAATCCTGCCAGTCTGCTGCAGACAGACAACTGAAGTTTTCAAAGCAACAGCCTCAACAGCTCAGGAAGCTGCAGGCTTGAAGGTGGGCAAAGCAACACACAAGTGTTCTGCGCTTCACCTGTAAGCTTACAATAATTCCAAAGTCTATAGCCTATGcaggaaatttttttatatagGCAAGCATATACATATAGGAAAGCATTTATACTGAAGGCATATCTGTTTGCATTACAGAACAGTCTGCTAAAAGGGAAATGATGTTAtggaaacacaataaaaataaatgcaaaatttaggCGAGAGTCAAATAGTTTTCATCTAAGGGACACCAATTAGCAGAGCTAATCAGGACCCTCCTCTATCCCCAAACCGCAGCTGGTATGACAGGCTCTCTTGTTCCAACAAGGATGGACAACAGTTAATTTAATTCCTTTGGCAGGGGAACTATCAAAGCATAATCACTaagagggcagaggagaaagCTGCCATTTCCACAAACCTGAGCTTGAAGTAATTTGAGTTGTCTATCTTGTTCTGTAAGAACCCGGTATGCATCTGGAGATAATCCCATCATTCCATTATCTGATCCTGCTTTAGAAGTAGGCACGTGCAGGCACGGTGAGTGGGCTGCACAAAACTGCAGACTAGAGGGGCTTGCACTTGAAGGCAGCCTTATTCCAGGTGATAAGCTATTGTCAAAAGAACAGTTCCCCATTTTCCCATGATATCTCACATTTACAGGGCTGCTCGTGGTATATCCTGGATTGCAGCAAATATTTGGACAAATGATATTTTGATGGAGCGCTGCACATAGATTCTGTTGAGCCATCTCTGATTGGATTTCCGCTCCATGTTTGGGGCTAATTTTACCAATTCCTTGCCATGAATTTATCGGATTATATTGGAGGGAAGCAGGAAACTGACAGTTGCATGCACTGGCTGGACAGCAAGGTGGCACTTGAACTGGCACCTGAAGTTCTGGTGGTCTTCTGCATATCTGTGGTGAAAAAGCAGGGGTGTAGAGGTCTGGCTGCGTAACAGCAGGAAGCTGCTTGGAACTGGGTATCGATGTTCTTTTAATTGGATGTTCTCCCTGCTGTGTGATTCCATCGGGATTTAATACAAGTCTTTCCGGTGGCTTTCTGGGACGATGCACAGATGTATCCGGGGAAGGCCCACTACAAGGGGTTGAAGGAGAAGATGATCCAGAACTTTTTCTTGATTGAGGGCATGCTTTCTTACAGTGCAACTGTTGCTGTAGTACAGTTTGCTTTCCTCTGGAAGGCCCTGAAGTTGGAATTTTCTGGTTTAAATGGTTTGGCAATTGCCTCAAAGAGGGATCTCCCATGTTAACAGGAGAGTTTTGCTTGTCTTCAGAGTGCTGGGTGGGGTAGTATGTAGATCGCAAGCACCCTTTCTTTTTATTACGCTGATGTAGTGCTGAGGGTAGGCTTTTAGCATTTGAAGTCCCCATAGGCTTTGACAATTGTCCTGCTTCTATGAAACTCCCTTCCAAAACAAGTGATAGTTCAGGAACTGAAGGAAAGATCCTGGTAACCTGAAGGAACAATTACACAAGCAAGTTTAAGATCATTGTAAAATATTGTCTTTCAGCTCTTCACACGAAGAATTTCAAAgaatatgttttcatttaaaatcagtATATGACCATTACCACTTCCAAACCAACTACATATTGAATGCTTTTCTAAAGATTGGACAATCCAGATCCAGATGATCTCTAGGATCAGTCTTAGAAGCCAAAATTGCTTTCATATGGCATAATGGCCGTGTCTACCAAATGAATGCTACATGTCATCCTGGAGCACATTTCAGAGTATGGATCTTTCCCCCTTCAAGAAGTGGACTACATGTTCCCTCTTACTATTCTCGGACCTAGTAGACAGGTGAAACAGAACATATTTTATAATCCACAACTGTCACATCCTTCTAGACCTATTCTGTATGAGGGCTGCTATTTCATTATATGAAATATATGCTTCAGTAAAATATACAGACCAGAAGGTCTTGATTTCATTTACCCAGAAATACACAAGTTTGCTGCCTCTATCTTTGCCTCAGACACCACAGCTCTTCCATTTAATGGTACCAACATTCCCAAAGTAGAACCTACTACCTGTGTACTCAAATCCTAGCATATACAGGAACTAAAATGCCTATAATCctggaaaaaaaggcaggttAACTACAGCAGGAGTTGAGACTCTCAGTCCATTTCTTcagctctcttttcctttgctagCGCTTTGAGACAGAAGCTTTATAGTCTTCAGTCCCCTTACAATGAGTTTTGCTGCTCTAAGTGTCACATCTGAGATGCCTAGAAC
It encodes:
- the STIL gene encoding SCL-interrupting locus protein; protein product: MDPHLPGSDLRFAPERMVPFSFPLSKCALWDPIPMGDVIGSHIAYYRNPKLSMMEKTLRLAYRHAKQNEKKLFSCFLLGTLAADEAGEGITLTIDRFDPGREVAGGSGKIPTAFLPGDFLIPCTINAWGPSSDNIIVHSAEDISLAFKGLQHSLCSKESLDLSKLLTVRAHIVFTENLDNLHFDFHWASITAANTLEYTPVKSVPIIPTALARNLNSPMNIAQVQGTYKCGYLTMDQTRKLLLLLESDPKAYTLPLVGVWLSGVTHICSPQVWACSLRYLFSSSIHERVFSESGSFLIVLYSLTHKEPEFYECVPCSGQTELGFQILTCKETVHLFKNVEPSDKNTIHFELSAENQNAETEFFSRVCKKLPIASPSQGCSPSKLSASDHDSGVEDEDLSPRPIPSPHPVSQQVTRIFPSVPELSLVLEGSFIEAGQLSKPMGTSNAKSLPSALHQRNKKKGCLRSTYYPTQHSEDKQNSPVNMGDPSLRQLPNHLNQKIPTSGPSRGKQTVLQQQLHCKKACPQSRKSSGSSSPSTPCSGPSPDTSVHRPRKPPERLVLNPDGITQQGEHPIKRTSIPSSKQLPAVTQPDLYTPAFSPQICRRPPELQVPVQVPPCCPASACNCQFPASLQYNPINSWQGIGKISPKHGAEIQSEMAQQNLCAALHQNIICPNICCNPGYTTSSPVNVRYHGKMGNCSFDNSLSPGIRLPSSASPSSLQFCAAHSPCLHVPTSKAGSDNGMMGLSPDAYRVLTEQDRQLKLLQAQIQRLLEAQARQACSSEPAASSHALQPETQGDFVSMETQPSPASRSRKSVSIAVSTGASLFWNTASEKQDDSIPQGKKEDEEISKEDISISINAEQDASNTSIASSLKVVDMPSFVDSVHPVEEGTNQNTLQNGNISRALVRGSSLEESISVSLQKEPTEGASNRVVVTSEQSSEPPASLLPRRPSEDRKLYQDLLGQVNHLLKSSEEQDRFLVKSGIVDDDDGPKYQDIDDRTEMASETDVGVGDKESVISATLKQLKSLGVTIDSPGKMKKNTHKVENASILACINPEAVVPGLNYMSFANVSMCGLTPNVVDLSMEANAIALKYLSENQLSRLSLSRSGQNPPADFCFQDLLHTNMDKSMVGLSLISPNNMSFATKKYMKRYGLIQGSDSSEDEEELQVQDGNSGTVKSESVLDKNCTPVLDGFNHWTELSKRIGERLPIHLKSRSRELTANASPPELNSPVLRNITNEIFPPRADQADDDSVQILKDLKPKPKLLRGRVEFTEQPGRKDEGDIQVFPGNLHTPALETLNQSNSMNSVGTILDVKQLRQLPKLF